The Acidianus manzaensis genome has a window encoding:
- a CDS encoding alpha/beta hydrolase — protein MPLDPKVREFLSYYYKNFQEIHSFQEFREKTNSLLANLAPKEKIYKTEDKTIKTEDGYNLPIRIYYPNDRKDLPIVLHFHGGAWILGNIETEDAISRVLANACNCIVISVDYRLAPEYKFPTAVNDCFTATKWAYENADNLGKRNIGVFGISAGGNLASVVALLSRDKGIKLSAQALVVPFVYPDLASKSMNEYSKGYFLDINVPVDNSISLYIRDQHDLLNPLLSPLTADNLSNLPPAIVVTAEYDPLRDQGEAYASRLIQSNVDTISIRINGEIHAFIGSPNVSRRVTLMVGAVLKDLLK, from the coding sequence ATGCCTCTAGATCCTAAAGTTAGGGAATTTTTAAGCTATTACTATAAGAATTTTCAGGAGATACACTCTTTCCAAGAGTTTAGAGAAAAAACTAATTCTCTACTAGCTAATTTAGCTCCTAAGGAAAAAATATATAAAACTGAAGATAAAACAATAAAAACTGAAGACGGATATAATTTACCTATAAGAATATATTACCCAAATGATAGAAAAGATTTACCAATAGTACTTCATTTCCATGGAGGTGCATGGATTTTAGGAAATATTGAGACCGAAGATGCTATATCTAGAGTTTTGGCAAACGCTTGCAATTGTATAGTTATTTCGGTAGATTACAGACTTGCTCCAGAATATAAATTTCCCACAGCCGTGAACGATTGTTTTACCGCAACTAAATGGGCATATGAAAATGCTGACAATTTAGGAAAAAGAAATATAGGAGTATTTGGAATAAGTGCAGGAGGAAACCTAGCTTCTGTTGTAGCATTACTTTCTAGAGATAAAGGTATTAAATTATCAGCTCAAGCATTAGTAGTACCTTTTGTTTATCCAGATCTAGCCTCAAAATCAATGAATGAATATAGTAAAGGATATTTCCTTGATATAAATGTACCAGTAGATAATTCAATTTCTTTATATATTAGAGACCAACACGATCTTCTTAATCCATTACTATCACCTTTAACAGCAGATAATCTAAGTAATTTACCACCAGCAATAGTTGTAACAGCAGAATATGATCCACTAAGAGATCAAGGCGAGGCATACGCTAGCCGATTAATCCAATCTAACGTAGATACAATAAGTATCAGAATAAATGGTGAGATTCATGCATTCATAGGATCTCCTAACGTATCTAGAAGAGTCACGCTTATGGTAGGAGCAGTACTAAAAGATTTACTGAAATAG
- a CDS encoding acetyl-CoA C-acetyltransferase, with protein MMEDVYIVDFLRTPFTRFSRKDPQKDPFYNLRPEELASLVIRKIIEKNGIDPKDIDELITGCALQVGEQWSFGGRHEVFASRLPYTIPAMAVDRQCASSITTVSLGASEIASGMADIVIAGGVEKMSKTPMFDNPHIEINTKFLTDPTYAEYDLGNGYVMGLTAEKLAEEAGISREEMDQFSLRSHKLAYLAYQNGYFKNEILPIEIDVEGKKITLDQDQSIRPDTTIEKLSQLPPAFKQNGKITAGNSAPLNSGASYLLLMSKNAVRKYGLTPMAKIRSYGFAGVPPDVMGKGPVPASKKALDKANLNSSQIDLWEINEAFAVVVLNAIKELKIDEDKINKRGGAIAIGHPLGATGARIIGTLARQLLIEGKDYGVATLCVGGGQGASVVIERV; from the coding sequence ATGATGGAAGATGTTTATATAGTAGACTTTCTAAGAACTCCATTTACTAGATTTAGTAGAAAAGATCCGCAAAAAGATCCATTCTACAATTTAAGGCCAGAAGAATTAGCTTCCCTAGTAATAAGAAAAATAATAGAAAAGAATGGAATTGATCCCAAAGATATAGACGAATTAATAACTGGATGTGCATTACAAGTAGGAGAACAATGGTCTTTTGGAGGTAGACATGAAGTATTCGCAAGTAGACTTCCATATACTATACCAGCTATGGCAGTAGATAGGCAATGTGCATCATCCATTACAACAGTTTCGTTAGGAGCTTCAGAGATAGCATCAGGGATGGCGGATATAGTTATTGCAGGAGGAGTAGAAAAAATGTCTAAAACTCCAATGTTTGATAATCCACATATCGAAATAAATACCAAATTTTTAACAGATCCTACTTATGCTGAATATGATCTAGGAAACGGATACGTAATGGGACTAACTGCAGAAAAATTAGCTGAAGAAGCAGGAATATCTAGAGAAGAAATGGATCAATTTTCACTACGTAGCCATAAATTGGCATATTTAGCTTATCAAAATGGATATTTTAAAAACGAAATCTTACCAATAGAAATAGACGTAGAAGGCAAAAAGATAACTTTAGATCAAGATCAGTCAATAAGACCAGATACAACTATAGAAAAACTATCTCAATTACCGCCAGCTTTTAAGCAGAATGGAAAAATTACTGCAGGAAATTCTGCACCATTGAATTCTGGTGCGTCTTACCTATTATTAATGTCTAAGAATGCAGTTCGAAAATACGGACTAACTCCAATGGCAAAAATTAGAAGTTATGGATTTGCAGGAGTTCCACCAGATGTTATGGGAAAGGGACCAGTACCAGCTTCAAAAAAGGCACTAGATAAAGCCAATTTAAATTCTTCACAAATTGACTTATGGGAAATAAATGAGGCATTTGCAGTCGTAGTACTTAATGCAATTAAAGAGTTAAAAATTGATGAAGATAAAATAAACAAAAGAGGAGGTGCAATAGCTATTGGCCATCCACTAGGAGCAACTGGGGCTAGAATTATTGGTACGTTAGCAAGACAGCTTTTAATAGAAGGAAAAGACTATGGAGTAGCTACTTTGTGCGTTGGAGGAGGACAAGGAGCATCAGTAGTTATAGAAAGAGTCTGA
- a CDS encoding acyl-CoA dehydrogenase family protein gives MVLPFSSVETFSINISEKHELFRRAVREFMERDIASYVEKGEKEGNIPEELLQKARDLGLFGINVPEQYGGSGGDVLMTAIAQEEMCRIWPSFSVRVMIGGLYMAPILLYGNEEQKKKYVIPVAKGEKKAAFANTEPGAGSDVAGIQSTAKKVNGKYILNGRKIFITNGGVADYYVVTARTSPPEPNARWKGISMFIVDRNWKGVKVVGRIDTTGLKASNTAELSFEDVEIPAENLIGEEGQGFKYAMATFDRTRVGVAAQALGVAQAALERTVSYSMQRKAFETPLVGFELVQEKIAESMTEVNTARLLTYWAASLWDRGSENEAIIASSMAKLFTTEIAEKAVIRAITVHGGYGVSTSLGIERMLRDVEIMKIYEGANDIQKLTIIKESARRLLGIKL, from the coding sequence ATGGTTCTACCATTTAGTAGTGTCGAAACATTCTCTATAAATATATCAGAAAAGCATGAGTTATTTAGAAGAGCAGTAAGGGAATTTATGGAAAGAGATATAGCAAGTTATGTAGAAAAGGGAGAAAAAGAAGGCAATATACCAGAAGAACTATTGCAAAAAGCAAGAGATTTAGGATTATTTGGAATTAACGTCCCAGAACAGTATGGAGGATCTGGTGGAGATGTACTAATGACTGCTATAGCCCAAGAAGAAATGTGCAGAATCTGGCCATCTTTTTCTGTAAGAGTAATGATAGGAGGACTTTATATGGCTCCGATTTTACTTTATGGAAATGAGGAGCAAAAGAAAAAATACGTAATACCAGTAGCAAAAGGTGAGAAAAAGGCAGCATTTGCAAATACTGAACCCGGAGCTGGTTCAGACGTAGCAGGAATTCAATCTACAGCAAAAAAGGTAAATGGAAAATATATACTTAATGGAAGGAAAATATTTATAACAAATGGAGGAGTTGCTGATTATTATGTAGTTACTGCTAGAACGTCGCCCCCAGAACCCAACGCAAGATGGAAAGGAATATCAATGTTTATAGTAGATAGAAATTGGAAAGGAGTAAAAGTAGTAGGCAGAATAGATACTACAGGCTTAAAGGCTTCAAATACTGCAGAATTATCTTTTGAAGATGTTGAAATCCCAGCCGAAAATTTAATTGGAGAAGAAGGACAAGGATTTAAATATGCCATGGCAACATTTGATAGAACTAGAGTAGGTGTAGCTGCACAAGCTTTAGGTGTAGCACAAGCAGCTTTAGAGAGAACAGTATCGTATTCAATGCAGAGAAAAGCATTCGAAACACCGTTAGTTGGATTTGAATTAGTACAAGAAAAAATTGCAGAATCGATGACCGAAGTAAATACTGCAAGACTATTAACTTACTGGGCTGCTTCATTATGGGATAGAGGATCAGAAAACGAGGCAATAATAGCATCATCAATGGCAAAGTTATTTACTACCGAAATAGCAGAAAAGGCAGTTATTAGAGCAATAACAGTACATGGAGGTTATGGAGTATCCACCTCTTTAGGTATAGAAAGGATGCTGAGAGATGTAGAAATCATGAAAATATATGAAGGAGCTAATGATATACAGAAATTAACTATTATAAAAGAATCCGCTAGAAGACTTTTAGGAATTAAACTATAA
- a CDS encoding MaoC family dehydratase, with protein MSESAEGPFFEDLKVGLKFKSKVGRTITDVDNIWFTLLTNNSNQIHFNKDYTEKYFKGEPFNGRLVVNGFLTLSIVAGLLVEETSQNGFMLGIDNVKFESPVFAGDTIYAEAEVIEARESKSRLGFGIVKIRTYGYNQRGEKIIEFDRVFMVRKKGSTWKG; from the coding sequence ATGTCAGAAAGTGCAGAAGGTCCATTTTTTGAAGATTTGAAAGTAGGATTAAAATTTAAAAGCAAAGTTGGTAGAACTATAACAGATGTAGATAATATATGGTTTACTCTATTAACTAATAATTCTAATCAGATTCATTTTAATAAAGACTATACAGAAAAATATTTCAAGGGTGAACCATTTAATGGCAGATTAGTAGTAAATGGTTTTCTTACCTTATCTATTGTGGCAGGACTATTAGTTGAGGAGACAAGTCAAAACGGATTTATGTTAGGTATAGATAACGTTAAGTTTGAATCCCCTGTATTTGCAGGTGATACCATTTATGCGGAAGCTGAAGTAATAGAAGCTAGAGAGTCTAAAAGTAGACTAGGTTTTGGAATAGTAAAAATTAGAACATACGGATATAATCAGAGAGGGGAGAAGATTATAGAATTCGATAGAGTATTTATGGTTAGGAAGAAAGGAAGCACGTGGAAAGGATAA
- a CDS encoding carboxypeptidase M32, with protein sequence MYEDIWAIDHALNLLEWDIQTYMPPSGIEERGEAIARLFALKRKLLLGIRGEIEKIEPKDDVEKGIKRVLERQYKYYDAVPEELDMKLNKITSEATVIWRNAKNTGKFSIFKPYLEQIIDINREIAQRLGYKDHPYSALLDLYEEGFTVTDADKIFAELLPGLSSILDRLDNRFTKKYHFEDDKYDVSKMSKVMENIAYEVLKMPKDRFRIDLSPHPFTTSMDRDDVRITLRYEGYDFKRALYSLVHESGHAIYELQIDRNLEYTPLASSPSTGIHESQSRFFENIVGRSYDFIKLIYPYLEVSDPIEDVYYYVNTVKRQPIRVDADEVTYNFHIAIRYEIEKKAIEGSLEANEFPSVFNELMEKYLGITPKNDGEGVLQDVHWSQGSFGYFPTYTLGNVIAGMVYYHLKNSIGFNVNNIEGIKDWLREKIHKYGAIYSPKELQLKSFGEAYNPSRLLDYMKEKYQ encoded by the coding sequence ATGTATGAAGATATTTGGGCAATAGATCACGCATTAAACCTCTTGGAATGGGATATTCAAACCTACATGCCTCCTTCAGGAATAGAAGAAAGAGGAGAAGCAATAGCTAGATTATTTGCTTTAAAGAGAAAATTACTGTTAGGCATTAGAGGAGAAATCGAAAAAATCGAACCTAAAGATGACGTTGAGAAAGGAATAAAAAGAGTCTTAGAAAGGCAATATAAGTACTACGATGCAGTACCAGAAGAATTAGATATGAAACTTAATAAAATAACATCTGAAGCAACAGTAATTTGGAGAAATGCTAAGAATACTGGAAAGTTTAGTATATTTAAACCATATTTGGAACAAATAATAGATATAAACAGAGAAATAGCTCAAAGGTTAGGTTACAAAGATCATCCTTATAGTGCTCTACTTGATTTATATGAAGAAGGATTTACTGTAACAGACGCTGATAAAATATTTGCAGAATTATTACCAGGATTATCATCAATCTTAGACAGACTAGACAATAGATTTACCAAAAAATATCATTTTGAAGATGATAAATACGACGTATCTAAAATGAGTAAAGTAATGGAGAACATAGCTTATGAAGTATTAAAAATGCCTAAAGATAGATTTAGAATAGACTTATCTCCTCATCCTTTCACTACTTCTATGGATAGAGATGATGTAAGGATAACTTTAAGATATGAAGGATACGACTTCAAAAGAGCACTTTACTCCTTAGTTCATGAAAGTGGACATGCTATTTACGAACTACAAATAGATCGCAACTTAGAATACACTCCATTAGCTTCTTCTCCCTCTACAGGTATCCATGAATCTCAATCTAGATTTTTTGAAAATATAGTTGGAAGAAGCTACGATTTCATTAAATTAATATATCCTTATCTAGAAGTTAGTGATCCTATTGAAGACGTATACTACTACGTTAATACTGTTAAAAGACAACCAATAAGAGTTGATGCAGACGAAGTAACATATAATTTTCATATCGCCATAAGGTATGAGATCGAGAAAAAAGCAATAGAAGGAAGTCTAGAAGCTAATGAGTTTCCTTCAGTTTTTAATGAATTAATGGAGAAATACCTAGGAATAACACCTAAGAATGATGGAGAGGGCGTATTACAAGATGTACACTGGAGTCAAGGCTCTTTTGGTTATTTTCCTACTTACACGTTAGGGAATGTAATAGCTGGAATGGTTTATTACCATCTAAAGAATAGTATAGGATTTAACGTTAATAATATTGAAGGAATAAAGGATTGGTTAAGAGAAAAGATTCACAAGTATGGCGCAATATACTCACCTAAGGAATTGCAATTAAAATCCTTTGGAGAAGCGTATAATCCGTCTAGATTATTAGATTATATGAAAGAAAAATACCAATAA